One window of the Dreissena polymorpha isolate Duluth1 chromosome 5, UMN_Dpol_1.0, whole genome shotgun sequence genome contains the following:
- the LOC127832110 gene encoding interferon-induced protein 44-like codes for MAGQLTDKYIDQLESWIGTGPKIFTLLYQITRHGCNATTFHQKCDNQGPTVTVLYNQQGSVYGGYGSLSWNSSSSYIKDANAFIFQLRYSGNDKPTKFPIIDTHTHFGLKGNSTYGPTFGGGHDLQAFTGTVNSSGGYFALNGYMNAHSFDYQGLTVDKINNGNLQVTELEVYAITDGQRKMSQPKQTQPWRKTPEWTEKYLETLTEDIVSFKPSCELGLSDVRILMLGPVGTGKSSFYNTVNSVFKGRISHNAPCGVASNGITIAYNPYAVNMRSGATLNFRLCDTRGLEINQGLDILEFNYLLDGNIPDHYQFNPVVQFCPDHPAFVYKPRNTDKIHCVLFVIDAATLGDIPPKLVDKMSNFQRLVNQKGIPQAVMLTKVDLACQNVASTLSSVFTSKKIEDAVNKVSIMFGLPRNHVLPVKNYENEIELDDNISIMALLALRQLLHFAEDYIQVLQDKLKSSNEKPNKRESIEKGSDQE; via the exons ATGGCTGGACAGTTGACTGATAAGTACATTGATCAGCTGGAGTCCTGGATTGGCACGGGACCCAAGATCTTCACCCTGCTCTACCAAATAACCAGGCACGGGTGTAACGCTACAACATTCCACCAGAAGTGTGACAACCAGGGACCCACTGTGACGGTGCTGTACAACCAACAAGGATCTGTGTATGGAGGTTATGGAAGTTTGAGCTGGAACAGCAGCAGCTCATATATAAAAGATGCAAACGCGTTTATCTTTCAACTAAGGTATTCCGGCAACGATAAACCAACCAAGTTTCCAATAATAGATACGCATACACACTTTGGTTTAAAAGGAAATTCTACATACGGGCCAACGTTTGGTGGTGGACATGATCTACAAGCATTCACTGGTACAGTAAACAGCTCTGGTGGTTATTTCGCTTTAAACGGCTACATGAATGCACATTCCTTCGACTACCAAGGCCTTACTGTCGACAAAATAAACAATGGCAACTTGCAAGTGACCGAACTAGAGGTATACGCCATAACAG ACGGTCAGCGGAAAATGTCACAACCAAAACAAACACAACCCTGGAGAAAAACTCCGGAATGGACTGAAAAG TACCTTGAGACGCTTACCGAGGACATCGTATCGTTCAAACCCTCCTGCGAGTTGGGACTGTCGGATGTCCGTATCCTGATGCTGGGTCCAGTGGGGACGGGCAAGTCGAGCTTCTACAACACCGTCAACTCAGTATTCAAGGGTCGTATCTCCCATAATGCACCATGTGGGGTCGCTTCTAATGGCATAACAATTGCG TACAACCCTTATGCGGTCAATATGCGTTCTGGTGCGACGTTGAATTTCCGGCTCTGTGACACACGTGGTCTAGAGATCAATCAAGGTCTAGACATACTGGAGTTCAACTACTTGCTGGATGGAAACATCCCAGATCATTATCAG TTTAACCCAGTCGTACAATTTTGCCCCGATCACCCTGCGTTCGTTTATAAGCCGAGGAATACAGATAAGATTCACTGCGTTTTGTTTGTGATCGACGCTGCAACTCTAGGTGACATTCCACCGAAACTGGTCGACAAGATGAGCAACTTTCAAAGACTTGTGAATCAAAAAG GAATTCCGCAAGCTGTTATGCTGACCAAAGTCGACCTGGCGTGTCAGAATGTTGCCAGTACACTCTCCAGCGTGTTCACCAGCAAGAAAATTGAGGACGCTGTGAACAAAGTATCCATCATGTTCGGGTTGCCTAGAAACCACGTACTTCCGGTGAAGAATTACGAAAATGAAATAGAGCTGGATGACAACATCAGCATCATGGCGTTGCTTGCGCTGCGTCAGCTACTGCACTTTGCAGAGGATTACATTCAGGTTCTGCAAGACAAACTAAAATCTTCCAACGAGAAGCCTAACAAACGAGAATCAATTGAAAAAGGCAGTGACCAAGAATAA
- the LOC127832117 gene encoding uncharacterized protein LOC127832117: protein MAEQLSDKYMGQLESWIGTGPKIFTLLYQITRDGCNATTFHQKCDNQGPTVTVLYNQQGSVYRGYGSLNWNSSSSNIKDANAFIFQLRYSGSDKPTTFAIIDKHTQYGLNGHPTSGPTFGGGYDLQAFTGTVNSSGVFFALNGYMNAHSFDYQGLTVDKINNGNLQVTELEVYAITGTGIFCK from the coding sequence ATGGCGGAACAGTTGTCAGATAAGTACATGGGTCAGCTAGAGTCCTGGATTGGTACGGGACCCAAGATCTTCACCCTTCTCTACCAAATAACCAGGGACGGGTGTAACGCTACAACATTCCACCAGAAGTGTGATAATCAGGGACCCACTGTGACGGTGCTGTACAACCAACAAGGATCGGTGTATCGGGGGTATGGGAGTTTGAACTGGAACAGCAGCAGCTCAAATATAAAAGATGCAAACGCGTTTATCTTTCAACTAAGGTATTCCGGCAGCGATAAACCAACCACGTTTGCAATAATAGATAAGCATACACAATATGGTTTGAATGGACATCCTACATCCGGGCCAACGTTTGGTGGTGGATATGATCTACAAGCATTCACTGGTACAGTGAACAGCTCTGGTGTTTTTTTCGCTTTAAACGGCTACATGAATGCACATTCCTTCGACTACCAAGGCCTTACTGTCGACAAAATAAACAATGGCAACTTGCAAGTGACCGAACTAGAGGTATACGCCATAACAGGTACGGGAATATTctgtaaataa
- the LOC127831439 gene encoding interferon-induced protein 44-like, with amino-acid sequence MAGQLSDKYMGQLESWIGTGPKIFTLLYQITRDGCNATTFHQKCDNQGPTVTVLYNQQGSVYRGYGSLNWNSSSSNIKDANAFIFQLRYSGSDKPTKFAIIDKHTQYGLNGHPTYGPTFGGGHDLQAFTGTVNSSGVFFALNGYMNAHSFDYQGLTVDKINNCNLQVTELEVYAITDGQRKQSPVLQTWRKHPEWNEKTLTEEIASFKPSGELGLSDVRILMLGPVGTGKSSFYNTINSVFKGRITQRAPSGIGTQSITTAYTPYEVKARSGASLNFRFCDTRGLEVPQGLNNLECNYLLDGNISDFYECQFTRQFNPPTPICPENPGFVHKPNLKEKILCVLFVIDAATIDEIPPKLVEKMNSFQRIANRKGIPRAVLLTKVDLACKNVASNITNVFISKKIEGAVDKVSGLLGLPKNNIFPVKNYENEMQLDDNIRILALLALRQLLYFAEDYVENLQEKINGRNVSTEKLHKL; translated from the exons ATGGCGGGACAGTTGTCAGATAAGTACATGGGTCAGCTAGAGTCCTGGATTGGTACGGGACCCAAGATCTTCACCCTTCTCTACCAAATAACCAGGGACGGGTGTAACGCTACAACATTCCACCAGAAGTGTGACAATCAGGGACCCACTGTGACGGTGCTGTACAACCAACAAGGATCGGTGTATCGGGGGTATGGGAGTTTGAACTGGAACAGCAGCAGCTCGAATATAAAAGATGCAAACGCGTTTATCTTTCAACTAAGGTATTCCGGCAGCGATAAACCAACCAAGTTTGCAATAATAGATAAGCATACACAATATGGTTTGAATGGACATCCTACATACGGACCAACGTTTGGTGGTGGACATGATCTACAAGCATTCACTGGTACAGTGAACAGCTCTGGTGTTTTTTTCGCTTTAAACGGCTACATGAATGCACATTCCTTCGACTACCAAGGCCTTACTGtcgacaaaataaacaattgcaACTTGCAAGTGACCGAACTAGAGGTATACGCCATAACAG ATGGCCAACGGAAGCAGTCGCCAGTTCTACAAACTTGGAGGAAACACCCAGAATGGAACGAAAAG ACGCTTACCGAGGAAATCGCATCGTTCAAACCTTCCGGCGAGTTGGGACTCTCAGATGTTCGTATCCTGATGCTGGGCCCAGTGGGGACGGGCAAGTCCAGCTTCTACAATACTATTAACTCAGTGTTCAAGGGTCGCATCACCCAAAGAGCGCCGAGTGGAATCGGTACCCAAAGCATAACAACTGCG TACACCCCATATGAAGTGAAGGCGCGTTCTGGAGCATCGTTGAATTTCCGGTTCTGCGACACACGTGGTTTGGAGGTCCCTCAAGGTCTTAATAATCTGGAATGCAACTACTTGCTAGATGGGAACATTTCTGACTTTTACGAG TGTcagtttactcgacagtttaacCCACCCACGCCCATTTGCCCTGAGAATCCCGGTTTTGTGCACAAACCAAATCTAAAGGAGAAGATTCTTTGCGTTCTGTTTGTGATCGACGCTGCAACTATTGACGAAATTCCTCCAAAATTGGTGGAAAAGATGAACAGCTTTCAGCGGATCGCAAATCGCAAAG GTATACCAAGAGCGGTTCTGCTCACAAAAGTCGACCTGGCCTGTAAGAATGTTGCAAGTAACATCACCAATGTGTTTATCAGTAAGAAAATTGAGGGCGCTGTGGACAAGGTATCCGGTCTTCTTGGGTTAcctaaaaacaacatttttccgGTGAAGAACTACGAGAATGAGATGCAGTTGGATGACAACATCAGAATCCTGGCTCTGCTTGCACTGCGGCAGCTACTCTACTTTGCAGAGGATTACGTTGAGAATCTGCAGGAAAAGATAAACGGACGGAATGTCTCAACAGAGAAGCTGCACAAACTCTAG